GAAAGATATGTGCTTTAAGATTAATGCACATATGATGATTGGATTGCCTGGAGCTTCAGTAAGATCTGATGAAGAATCACTTCGAGATTTATTTGCAGATTCTAAATTTAGACCAGACATGTTAAAAATTTATCCTTGTCTTGTTGTTCGAGGAACTCCATTATTTAAAATGTTTGAGAGTGGTTTGTATAAGCCAGTTGATACAAAAGAGGCTGCAGTGATTATTGCCAAAGCATTTGCAGATTTTCCAAGATATGTTAGAGTTATGAGAGTTCAAAGGGATATTCCTACGCCTCAAATTATTGGTGGTGTTCAAAATTCGAATTTGCGTCAATATGTTGATGAGGTTATGAGGAAAGAAAACATTGTTTCAAAAGATATTAGAGCAAGGGAAATTGGACTTCGTGAAACTATTGGATACAAGGCTGGTGAGTTCAAAATTAATATTGAAGAATATGAATCTTCAGGTGGAACAGATTATTTTATAGATTCAGTTGATGAGAATGATTCGATGATAGGTTTTATTAGGCTTAGATTTCCTTCTAAATTTGGGTTTAGAGATGAGATAGTTGAAGGTACTGCTCTTATTAGGGAATTACATGTATATGGAACTACAACTGCTGTTGGTGGAGAAGGAGATAATAGCAGTCACTCAGAAAATTCGTTCGGTTTCTTGCCGAAGTCAAGACATCAACATAAAGGATGGGGTAGGAGATTACTTGAAAAGTCTGAAGAAATAGCAAGAGAGAATGGATATAAAAAAATGGCAATTATTTCTGGTGTTGGTGTTAGAGAATATTATAGAAAATTTGGATATGTACTTGAAGGAGTATATATGGTTAAAAATTTATAATTTTTAAGCGACTAAGAATTTGTTGTTATTTTAAATCACAACAATATCTTGAAAATGTTCCAGTTTTTTCATTGTAAAATTTCATATTTTTTGCTATAATTTCTTCTGCATTAACTTCTCTTTGTAGTTTTGATTGATATACTTCAATTAATCCTCCTAGTGTGTATTCAATTCCTGGTATTTGTTGTGTGTTTGACAAGTAATTATTTTCAATGTTTGAAATAATTTTAGAAGTTTTCTCATTACTTTTAGAACAATCTGATAATACTAAAACTCCAGATAAAGTTAATAGTCCTAAACTAATTATTCCAGCTTTAATAATTTTTTCTGCTCCATTAAATAAACTTGAACCCATTTCATCATCAAGTGTTGTTTTTCTTTTCATAGTTTAGGTAATGATTTTCTATTTATAAATTTATTTTTTTGTCACCACCCTTAGAGAGTACTTTGATTATTTTTAATTCTTTCTATTATTTCTTTTACTTTATATATTTCAATTAAGTTAGTGTTACCTTTATTTGCTGGCCTGAATCCTGCAGTTATTACTATTTTATCATTTTCTTTTACTTTATTTTTATCATGAACTATTTTCACTAATTCATTAATCATTATATCTCTTTTTTCATGTTTGATATTTGAGTGGTATGGGAATACTCCTCTTGAAAGTTGTAATTGTCTTACAACTGTCATTTCACGACTCATAGTATATATTGGACATTCAGGTCTAAATCTGGAGACATTTCTTGCAGTAAATCCACTTTCAGTTGGAACTAGGATTGCTTTTGTTTTCAAATCTCTTGCCGCGTGATATGCAGTGTTTGTGATAAATAATGAAATATTTATTTTTTCTTTATCTAAGTCATTTAGATTTTCAATTAATCCTCCTTTTACTTTTAAATCATATTCTTTTGCAATTGTTGTCATCATTTGAACAGCTTTTAATGGATATTTTCCTGATGCTGTCTCACCACTAAGCATTATGGCATCTGTTCCTTGAAGAATTGCTACTGCAACATCTGCAACTTCTGCTCTTGTTGGACGAGGATGTTCTTTCATACTTTCAAGCATTTGAGTTGCTACAATTACAGGTTTTCCTTTTTCACGACATTTTCGGATAATCATTTCTTGAATTTCTGGAACTTTTTCTAGTGGTAATTCTACTCCTAAGTCTCCTCTTGCAACCATAATTGCATCAGAGAGGTTTAATATTTCATCGAAATTTTCTACAGAGGATGCATGTTCAATTTTTGATATAATTTTTATATGTTCTCCTCCTTTTTCTTCAAGTAAGTCTTTGATTTGATGAACTTCGTGAGGTTTTCTTACAAAGGATGCTGCAATGAAATCTACATTGTGTTTAATTCCAAATTTGATGTCTTCAATATCTTTTTCCATTAAGAAAGGTATTTTTACATTATGTCCTCTAATAGATACAGTTTTTTTTGATCCTAAAATTCCACCATTTAAGATTTTCACTTTAATTGCATCTTTTAAATTTTCTATTACTCTACATTCAATTAAACCATCATCAATTAGAATAGTATTTCCTATTTCTAATTTATCGATTTTAGAGTAGTCTGTTGAAATTTGTTCTTTATTTCCAATAATTTGTTCTTTAGTAATAATTAATTTATCATTTTCATTTAGTTCTAGATGGTTGTTTTCAACTTCTCCAGTTCTAATTTCAGGTCCTTTAGTATCTAATAGAATAGCAATTTCATCACTTACACTTCTAATATTTTTTATTGCTTTCTCAAAGTATTCATAGCTTCCATGAGAAAAGTTTAATCTTGCAATATTCATTCCTGCTTTGTATAATTTTTCAATTATTTCTTT
This genomic stretch from Candidatus Woesearchaeota archaeon harbors:
- the pyk gene encoding pyruvate kinase, with translation MDKFTKIVCTIGPASDSKEIIEKLYKAGMNIARLNFSHGSYEYFEKAIKNIRSVSDEIAILLDTKGPEIRTGEVENNHLELNENDKLIITKEQIIGNKEQISTDYSKIDKLEIGNTILIDDGLIECRVIENLKDAIKVKILNGGILGSKKTVSIRGHNVKIPFLMEKDIEDIKFGIKHNVDFIAASFVRKPHEVHQIKDLLEEKGGEHIKIISKIEHASSVENFDEILNLSDAIMVARGDLGVELPLEKVPEIQEMIIRKCREKGKPVIVATQMLESMKEHPRPTRAEVADVAVAILQGTDAIMLSGETASGKYPLKAVQMMTTIAKEYDLKVKGGLIENLNDLDKEKINISLFITNTAYHAARDLKTKAILVPTESGFTARNVSRFRPECPIYTMSREMTVVRQLQLSRGVFPYHSNIKHEKRDIMINELVKIVHDKNKVKENDKIVITAGFRPANKGNTNLIEIYKVKEIIERIKNNQSTL